The Branchiostoma lanceolatum isolate klBraLanc5 chromosome 7, klBraLanc5.hap2, whole genome shotgun sequence nucleotide sequence tattttgcatttatgCATTTTTACATTTCGACGGAGCTGAGCAGGGCtatgggatcagtctattggGAGCTTCAGTAACTATTGCAGCAAACATAACCCCAACCAGACTGTATCCAGGCTATATACTTAATCAGATAATCATCAGATATTGTACCAGCATCAATATAACTGTACCATCCTGGGATGCAGGCTACCACAGTATGCATTACAACTGATATTACAACCTGTCTATTACAGTCTTGTTCCATGCTAAcatcaatctacatgtatgaagacTCCTACAACCAGCAATTCCACCATCATGCTAATTACAACACAATGCTAAACTGACATCCATTTATCATAATTGCAACCAAATATACTAATACTAATAATGGTAATTACCAGTGTCCACACTGACACCTATCTATTGCCATATCTAACAGTACGTGCATCCCTTTATACCAATAACAACCACCAATGACGTGCAACCTACAAACCTAAAAAGCAtaacatccatccatccatttttcaatttgaaaacaatgagGTCAATGGGGAATCATTCACATACTGATTTATGATtatgatcatcatcatgaccAGTTACAAGTAATCGTTACACAGACAGAAGGACATACCATGATGGGCTGGTTGGGTTTGGGTGTGGGGAAAGcgatctcctcctcctcctcctctgggGGTGGTGGTCTGGGCGGGGGGGTCTCATGTTCTGGCAGGGGTGGTCTCGGTGGTGCTGCATCTggaatgatgaaaaccaccacTTGGTAAGAATCTTTAGccttcctgtccttggtactgaaatgcttTCGAACAGCCTTCATTTCGTTTGTCATCACTATAGAAAATCTCTGAGATATCTAGTAGACAGAtggccatgttttttttacatcccTGTCCTTGTTACTGAAATGCTTTCGAGCAGCCTTCATTTGGTTTGTCAATACTATAGAATATCTAGACGACTATGTCTTTGACATCCCTGCCCTTGGTAATGAAATGCTTTCAAGCTACCTTCATTTAGTTTGTCAAAACCACTAGGATAGAAAATCTCTGAGAAATCAACAGACGACCATGTTggccatccctgtccttggtgctgaaaaaccTTTACCAGCTTGACTTAATCACTCTACCCACTTCATTTAAGATTTTGCATCTATTCAACCACTACTTTCAgattgctatacatgtacatgtgtacataagCCACAAATGAGCTCATCCTTTGCCCTTAGTGCTTAACTGCCTTCAATTACAATGCCTGCAacgatttgattttatttcatttatctatctgtCCAGGAACCACATATGACCAATGAGTCAAAGGTGGTAAGTGCTACCATGATTTCCCTCCTCAGCTCAACCTATCACACTAGGTCATCTTGGTCATGCAAATATGGGTCTTCTTGCACAGATTCTACTTTTCTTTGTGTTACTGAAATCTCCACCTCACCTCACCAATCCCAAagcagtacacatgtacatgttaagcgATCTGAAAGTAGTGGTAGAATAGATGCAAAATCTTGTGAATGATGAAGTGGATAGAGAGATTAAGTCAAGCTGGTAAAAagacttcagcaccaaggacaggaatgtcaAAGACAAGATATCTATAACTGAAATCTACATATTCCCCATTATGAGCCCCTTACCTCCCAGCTTGAGCTGGCTCAGGTCGGGTGGTGGTGGGAAGGCGGCCTCCTGCGCTGCGGCCAGGGCGGCTTCGTCCACCACAGTGACAGCCTCACGTACACCGGCAACGGCATCTCTCAGCTGTGGTGTTTAACATGTCTCAACATCaatctttgatttgattttatcagaattgcaacggtgcaatacacatggaacacaggcagctattgctggtgtcgtaaCCCACGCATAAGTTATGGATCCTCTTCTCATGCAATGTAGTTGTTTACAAGTACCAATACTTTATTCTGCCCAGTTCATGTGTGCCCTGACTGGTTCGTAGGTTAGAGATCACCCACTGCTCACACAACCACATGGCAGGATTATAGCAGTTGTTTGACTTAAGAATAGACTGATCCTGCATGTCCAACACAATAAACAGTTCAatcaatgagagaatggcaattagcagttcaactaATGAGAGAGCGGCTAGCTGTCCctcaaatattttgcattttcatgtttttgttctgcatttttacattttgacgGGGGTGGTCAAGGGTATGGGATCGGCCTATTGGTGGAATATGACATTTTCTGTATGTAAACATCCAGCTGCTGCAGATTGCACCATCCACCTTATCACCATGTTACCCACGGACCTCAGCTGTGCAATGGCTGATACACCTTACATCACATATTTATTGTTATTACCACCCAGTTAGTGTGTAGACACCTCAAAATGGCAAAACCGTATCCATTTCCCTTGCCAACCTGTCCTGTTGGGGAAATAATGCAAAGTAACAAAAGTTCCTCACACATTTTACCATTAGGGACAGTAAGCAAGTAACTTAAAAAGTAGCATccataaacaaaacatttgaaCAAGACTGATGTTTGGTCAAAACATCCCAACTGTGCCTCCTCTGATCCCCACCCACCCTAAAATCTTACTATTTATAAGACCTGATTGATACTATTTCAttattgaagtacatgtagatgtaaatgTCAAGACTAACCAATATTGACTTGCAAGAACTGCCAATCACAATTACatggtacagtaactgttgtacttTCAGTGTAAGGCATTGTACCCACCTTTGTGTTTGAGTCATGGTATCTCCCTTGAGAGTTTGTATCCTTGGGGTTGCTGGCCACAGACTTGGCATCCACCACCATGGGACTGATAGCTAATGAGCAGAAATGTGACAAAACAATAAATTAtcactgaaataaaaaaaagaaagtcatCTCCAATTCGGCTTAATGAACGTAATTAACAGTGGAACTAATCTAATCCCATTGGTTAGAACAGAGATGACAGatggtacatatatatacatatagtatatacagtatctacaggttcattgtacctgggAAATTTCCCTATTTTTTAAAGTACAATGAACACTGGACTTCATGtcatcctaaggactgtgaccctttccagtagtgagCAAGTCCGGTAATCAACAACTTAAGTTCTGAATTAAAGACCTCTTGGTCCTGATGAGACAGGGTCATCAACCACTTGACTACGCACACTACAGATCAATGAAACTTTATGGTCACATTCATTAAAATTGTTGTCAATGGTCAGCAACAGTTGCTTACATCTTGCCAGTACGTCGGATGCGTCGTTCACCTTGTCCACAAACTTGGGGTCCTCAGAGTTGTCAGCTTCCCTCTTGGCGACCATCAGCACGCGGTTGGCACGGCGGGCGATGTTGGAGGCACCATTCACCACGCTCTGTAACAATTCATTCAATCATCAGTGTATAAAAATGCTGACAGACAAAGCAAAATTCATAAGGAAAAACCATCACTaccctttgactttgactttatttggcatccacaattactagtacatgtagcttacaatatgaatgtagctattcttcctgtgatCCTttaacaaatacatatacacatcaGTAACAACTTTACTGATTGTTCATAGATGTTTGTGCACTAAAACATGTCTTAATGAATAACATGGAATGTAGTGtactgtacacatgtatactaTGTGCCTTTTGTAGAAGTATTTGATTACTTTGACATAGCAGGCAGGGAGTTATAGAGCATGATTTTACCTGGACTTGAACATTCTTGATGGCAACTTTCACCATCTCACTATCACGGGCAATGGCCTCCTCTGAAAAAGTGAAAGTACCAAGGTAAAAATATTAGAATCAAGAGCCTGTCGTACTTCATTCAGCTTCACAGCCTTGATTATAATTTTctttaaacataaaaaaaagcatCTGTTCCCTATTaccatcctcttgaaatagccACAATTCATTGTATGATGACTTGGCAGATGAGAAGCTGTTCAGTCAGTGGTTTGAGATTTCTGCTCAAGTTGTTCAGTATACTCATAGTGATACTCTTACCTGTTCCATTTTGATGATATGGAAAATATGAATTATTACAATACCATAATCAATTCATAGTGTTATGAAATAGCTGCAACTGCCCAGTCACCACCCACAAAGGGCTTCATATGCCCCACCTGCAGAGGAGGACTGACTTCGCACAGATCctcaaaagtgaagaaaaagctATCAATACAGCACAATGTACTGATCCCACGAAACTCACCGCATGCTTTGATGAATGCAACAGTGTCCACTGCATCATCCACAAGAGATGTCAGCTTGTCCATGTTGTTCATCCACTCCCTCTTCAGCAGTTCAAAGTGCTCTGAGGCCGCCTGGGAAAGTAAATCCAGTAACAACATGCTTTAATGTCCAACCTTTGAATGTAGCTCAGGAGTACACATCTGTGCTTctgtacacacaaacagacactgCAACTCTAATGTTCAAGATGATTGTTTGTTAAAGAAGCAAGAAAAATGGCATATCAGTTAGTAATACAGGCATTCAAGTAACAGAACAAGGTGTGCTGAAGACAATATCTTAATAAAGTATTGGTATGATAAAGTGTAACTGGAGGTTGAAGTACAGAAAAGAGAGTGGGTAATTACATCATTCTGTATAAGTTTTCTGAAGAACTTGCCTCATTTCTCTCAAGAAAGAAATTTACAGCAATAGCAAACAACTGGCATAAATAAACCATGTGGAGATAAACAGCACTTGTTTCACACTTTCCTGTAAGCATACTGAGACTTTTTGAAGATTTTTTGTGAATGCTTTAAAAAATGAAGGAAGCCATGCCAAAATCTTGTTGAATACTTGCCAGAACAAGTTGAAAACCAAAAAAACATGCTTTAGTCAACTACACAACAACGTACATACTGTTGGATATCtacaatatacatgttgtacaataATCACTCCTCACTTGCAAAGCACAATTTTCAGCATTTGGCAAAACACGATCAAACACCATCGACCAAATCTATGCACAAACAAATCCACTGCAGAGTGAGGTACAAACAGAAAGGAAAGTAGGAGACAAACAGGAAGAGGAATTTCAGAAGACTCTTACTCGGTAGAGGTTGAACCCGCTAGACTAGGAGGAAGAGGAGAACaagggagggagagagacatGTAATAGAGAAGTGATATCATGAGACTTGGCTagctgtgtgcatgtgtgttagGTAGCGGCAATGTGAGTAagcatattacatgtaccaagaTGTGTGGCTCTTGTTGTGGCTGTTTAGTTTTCTACAAAGCAACAAAATACATGAAATGTGACAGTGATGTTGTGCAAAGAAATAGGAATGCGAGAAGTGGGATAATATAAAGGCATGGTAAAATATGCCTGATGGAGTTCAGCATCTTTCAAAACTTATCCATGGTTCCTTTCAAAAGCTCAAAGTCGCAATAAGACTGAAGCCAACATGTTGAGCAATTGCCAATATTTTCACATTAGCCATAACGTTAAAGTCTGCACACTACCCAGTGTTTGCATGCCACACAGCTGCATGAAACATGAatggtaaataaataaaacaattgtGGACTTTTTCAGTTGACAACAGTGCAAAGTGCAAAAAGACTTTTGGTAAAATTGTTGAAAGGTGCTTTAAAGAGTAGAAAAGATGGTGTGATGTCAGATTACTCAACAAGCTAACAACAAACAGAAGCGCAGTTGTTACAAATGTTTGTGGCTGGAGAACAGAATACCATTGCTCTAAGTGCAGGGAGCGCAGAGGTTCACTAAGCAGCTCCCCCTACCTGATTGTCTGGGTTGTCCAGCAGGATCTTTCCAGCGTGGTTGATTTGTGGGGTCAGGTCTCGGATCTGGGgagcaaaatgaacaaattgaaattaaatTGTTTGCACTTGTATAACTCATGAACATTTGTATCAGTGACAAGACtatatgtatgttttctcaCTTATAAGAAGATAAAATCAGACTGGAACATCTTTCCTCCAATTGGTATGTCATGAGTGTGagctgtaatactgtaaatgcataaaggtcagcagtggttttatgttcgcagttttcgcggtgaccatttcaccgcaaacatttttgtccaatactgtagcagtatgtgactatggtgccgccgcgaacctaaaaccaccacaaacactccattttccccttagcacgaaattaaaaccatgcgaacttaaatgcatttacagctaCTGTAACAGAAAGTTCTTCAGAGATGATACTGACCACACCAGCAGTGCTCTTGATGCCCTCGACTGTCTTCTTGTTCTGACAGCTTCCAGCATCAGCCACACGACCAGCAGTCTGGGTCAGCAGGGCCGAGTGTTGCTGAAAGTTCCCAGCCTTGTTGCCAAAGTCTGGCTCTCGGTTGGGGGCATCTGTTCAGAAAGATTCAAAGACAACATTCTTGTAATCAAATTTGCTTGtagtaagttgtaattttttcgAAAGCATTGTTATTTTCACATACATGTTAGAAATATTGCAGAATTTAAAATTGCATAACTATCTACTATTCGTGTTCAAGATGTTGTGAGCACTTAGACAACAGCCTGACCAATGTAGTGACATAGACAATGTAGTTACTAAGCTGGTGTTTGACTGAGAAgagtggttataccggctgacCAACTCTGATTCAGTGAATACCTCCCTTAAATCAAACCAAAAGAAACCTTGGTACAAGTTCATGtttaacctctgacctgcaGGAGCATGGGCGGCATTACTGAGCTGCTTGAGAGCAGACGTGGTGTCCAGGAACACATCTGCGATCTGCTTCACCAGAGTATCGTCCATCTTCTTCCTCAGGTCGTTCAACTTCTCCTGCACAGTGCGGGCCAGCTCCTGGGCCTCAGGGCTGTCTCCCTGTGAGGTCATACATGattaaacatgaaaacattatcCAGGCAAACATTACTGGAAAGCAAAATACTGCATATTTTAGACTTTAGGGAAAGGTAATGTTCTTTCAGAGATGTCTTCATATTAAAGTTCCTGAATTTCTTCAGATAACTGTCAAATGCTTCCGGTCCCTACTGTCCTGGTGCTAGTAACCATTTGCATGCTGTTCATTGATCCTGAGTGTAACAATATTCCAGACCTGACATTTTAgtctcattatcatcattattggtTGGCTGCAATGTAGGCGACTCTAAGTTTCTCCCAGAAccattaattttgtttctggCAAGGTGAGTGATCTTTTAGAGTTATATCATTCTAGACACTAATTTTCTCACAGACTATATCACCCTTTCTTTTACAGAGATTTTCTTCTCATCTGACCTTGCCCTGGTTGACAAGGTCGGCCAGCTGCCTGGTTAGCCTCTCCACTGAGTCACACTTCTTCAGCAGGTCGGACCTGTCCGGCTCCTGACACGTCTGCGCCAGCTTCCTGCCCTCCCGCACCAGCTCATGGACCGCTTGTTGTCCTGAGCAAATATACATCAGCACAAACATCAGTTAACGAGTCACTGAGCAAGAAACCAAGACTTACAATCTATTTGTTGAATCTTGGGTCTTGAAAAATAATGCTGTAATGATCTGAAAGCCGAaccttggtgcacacaatttcaaaCTACAGAAAGCTCCATATAGAGGCCCTTGCTATCTACGCTAAGAACTTTGCAAACTAAGTACAGAGAACACCATTACCTAATCCCTTGTCATCCATGGCCGGTGCACTGAGCCACCTCATGGCCTGCTCCATCTTGCCTGCGATGGTGGGGGCTGGCTTCCTGATGCCGCTCTGCTGGAAGTTGGACACGGCCTGCTGAACACGCTTGTCCATGTCCAACAGTCGGTCAATGATCTGCCTGGACAGGTTGATAGCCTCTGGAGAGCTCCCCTGTTAGGAAGGAATATGTTCTGATTAGCATCACCTAAAAATCTGTATCGGATTAAAAATGTACAAGATGTTTGCAAGCTCCATAGATTTAGGTACATGGGATTTTTGCATTGCATACACACGTATCTTGATGATTGAAAATCACTGCTAACCTGGTTAAAAAATACTTTAAGGATTTTAACAACATGTAGGTGTATTCTAAACAAGCATGATACATTTGAAAGGTTTGCAAAGAGTATAAGAAGCGATGTTGGTTTATGAATTGATATATTCTAAACAATTATGTTATTGTTGAAGGGTTTGCATTGAGTACTAGAAGAAATGTTGGTTTATAGGTAGTGGCAGATTGACAATGACATAATGACACTGAGTCAGTGAGTTAAACATTCTTCCAAGATTATTTGTCCCACCATGCCCTTGGCCTTGAAGTCTGACAGCTGGTCCACCATGGCTGTCAGCTCACTGCACAGCCTGAGGATCTCATCCCTCTCCGGCCCAACACATCGCTCCCCGATCCTCCGCGCATCTTCAATGATTTGTCTCAGTGACCTCTCACCTGAATAAAGCAGGAGAGAAACAGTTTCTCAATCAGTAGTCAGTGAAAATCAAAAAAAGAAATGGTAcctgttctacatgtatgtgtcactaggcactacaagggtctgaacgaacgttTAACTATACTCTATACCTTAGTAATCTTTTCTACCTACCCAGGGACCCAGCTTCTGAGTTGGGGTTCTGTAGCCACTCCCTGGCCTGGTTGAGGCGTGCCATGAAGCTGGCCAGGGCCTTCTTCATCACCGTCATGTCGTCAGCGTCGTAACTGTCCTCGTCGTACGTCGTCAGCTGCAGTACGCGGATGATCTCGCTGATCTCTGCAGACATCTTGTTCACCACGTAGTTACGGTTCTCGATGGCCTCTGGCATGCCCTTACCATCTGTGGTCCAAATCATACAGTATGGTATAAGATATACTGTTCAAGGCACAGTGGAACTTTTCTGGTAGGATGAACACATATGACTCTGCTATCCCATGGATTTTGCAGCAAACACACAGGTAAGTTTAACATTTACAATTCTGACGATCACAATGATGGCAAGGTGGTTTTAGCGTTGTTCAATTGGAATCTATAGGTTCTGGGTtaaaatccctagcaggcccctattgttgtgcccttgggaaaggcactttacaggtGAAACTGattacctagcttcagttagggatgtGCTCTTGGATGGGATGCAAAGGTCCTACTTGTTTCAGGGGAGCCACACCCTGAGTATGTTAAAGATCCACCACACTTATAAAAAAAGGAGGgctccatcctggtgtgagtagatcaaaccttacagtgcTGTCTTTTGCAGCTTGTACATACTGGTAGTGTACAAAATCGGTGTGTTCTGCCTTAAGTCAGTTTACCagttatacaaaacaaacaaccatCTGACCTTGAGGTCTCCTTGTGGTGACGAAGATCTTGATGCCGGAGATGAGGACAGGTGTGAGGTCCTTCACCACCTGGAGGGAGTGGGCCAGGCTCTCCCTGTGCTGCTGGTGGGTCAGCTCCTTAGAACGGGCGTCCACCATCTTAGACATCCCTGTCATACCAGGGGTCAGGTTCTGCAGAAAAAGGTTTGGCAAGGAAATGTAGCTTAGTAACTCTCAGAAAATCTAGATCTTTTTTGCTTATTACATAAAGTTCCTTAAAACGGGTATCCAATATCTTAGACATCCCCGTCATACCAGGGGTCAGGTTCTGAAATAAAAAAGGTTTTGCAAGGAAATTCAACTTGGTAATTTTCCGAAAATCTTTTATTTGCTAATTACTGATAGTTCAACAGTCAACATTACTGAGTGTAAAAAAGGTAGAGTCTTTTTTCTTTAAGGGGCAGTGGGTCtaccgtgtctagggcacggaattggaaggcagagcccaaccctctcttctactgccttttacctctctAACAATGTCCCAATcaaccatttttacacctgggtggaagaaggaaagtcgtgtgaagtgcctaaAGGTAAACCCCATTAGAAATTCTATGTTGCACAATAAATGATTTAACCATGTCTCAATCATCTAACCGAGGTGCATGGATAAATGTATGATATTTTGAAATACCTTGACAAAAGTGACCAGGTCTTCCATGGTCTCCACCACCTCAGCAATGGCCAGGTACTCCAGCACACTCTTACACACCCGGATGATCTTACGCACCTCCGCCTCGTCAAACGTCAGCAACAACTGGGACGTCCCAGACAGAATTCCTACAAACACACAGGATATATTGCTATCAATTCAGTTGGTCCAAGTTTTTAAAAGACATTTGAGCAGAGCAAAATCTAACATGGCCATTCTGTAACCAAGGCAATGGATTTAAAAACTATTCCAATCTGCATGGTTTTAGAATTTATCTATTCATGAAATGATTAGATGGTCAGCGGAACACgctgccaccaagtacagtaggggcatcttcaccagatagctttaaacaatgcttgcagcttGATATCCAAAGGCTAGGTGTGAGAGgacgttcagtgtaatataaccagctactgcctgcggagctggtgtgttatgcaggGCAggtatactggctatacagagaTACAGATGCTTAGCCAATAGAACATTGCAAACATATGAACAAATAGTCTTACCTCGAGCACCATCTATGAGCTTCTCCCTGGCTGGTCTGGAGTAGGGATCATCCCGCAGCATGTTGGAGGCGTCCACTAGCAGGTGTGAAGCCTCCTCCACCCTGGTGTAGGCGATGGGCATCTCCTGCTTCAGGATCACATCCTGGCTAGTTTCTGCTGTCTCCTTGGCAACCTGGGTTGAGTAAGACAAATCAGTATTATTTATGTTGTccatataatgatgatgataatctttatttgaatgtccttgcccacatgggctaaatgcagcaGTTGTACTATCACTTTAAAGACTAATGGTATCATATCATTACTTGTAGTGTTGATAGTGGACAAGGGGAGAAACACAACAGTTAAGTATTACTTATAAGCTATGACACCACAATATCTATTGTATAAGTCATACCACTTTCTTTTGATCATACTATTATCTATCATCCCCACAATGACAAAGAATCTAGTAGACTTCCTAAATATTAATCTGTATCAATGGAAGTGGATAATTATTCTGAagcaaggttgaactgtaatttccaacacaaaaattggacttgccCAAACTTTTGACTGTCCAattccagtctttgtcaaggaaccTTGC carries:
- the LOC136438993 gene encoding vinculin-like isoform X7 — translated: MPVFHTRTIESILDPVAQQVSQLVILHEEAEDGNAMPDLARPVQAVCAAVQNLVKVAKETAETSQDVILKQEMPIAYTRVEEASHLLVDASNMLRDDPYSRPAREKLIDGARGILSGTSQLLLTFDEAEVRKIIRVCKSVLEYLAIAEVVETMEDLVTFVKNLTPGMTGMSKMVDARSKELTHQQHRESLAHSLQVVKDLTPVLISGIKIFVTTRRPQDGKGMPEAIENRNYVVNKMSAEISEIIRVLQLTTYDEDSYDADDMTVMKKALASFMARLNQAREWLQNPNSEAGSLGERSLRQIIEDARRIGERCVGPERDEILRLCSELTAMVDQLSDFKAKGMGSSPEAINLSRQIIDRLLDMDKRVQQAVSNFQQSGIRKPAPTIAGKMEQAMRWLSAPAMDDKGLGQQAVHELVREGRKLAQTCQEPDRSDLLKKCDSVERLTRQLADLVNQGKGDSPEAQELARTVQEKLNDLRKKMDDTLVKQIADVFLDTTSALKQLSNAAHAPADAPNREPDFGNKAGNFQQHSALLTQTAGRVADAGSCQNKKTVEGIKSTAGVIRDLTPQINHAGKILLDNPDNQSSGFNLYRAASEHFELLKREWMNNMDKLTSLVDDAVDTVAFIKACEEAIARDSEMVKVAIKNVQVQSVVNGASNIARRANRVLMVAKREADNSEDPKFVDKVNDASDVLARSISPMVVDAKSVASNPKDTNSQGRYHDSNTKDRLAREMDTLRDAVAGVREAVTVVDEAALAAAQEAAFPPPPDLSQLKLGDAAPPRPPLPEHETPPPRPPPPEEEEEEIAFPTPKPNQPIMVAAHQLHLEAQKWSSKGNEIVAAAKKMALLMAEMSRLVRGEGGNKRDLIRVAKEIALVADEVTRLAKEVAKQCTDKRIRTSLLQVCERIPTISTQLKILSTVKATMIGQSNVDSEEVDQATEMLVHNAQNLMQSVKETVREAEAASIKIRTDAGITLRWVRKKPWYQ